Proteins encoded by one window of Agelaius phoeniceus isolate bAgePho1 chromosome 3, bAgePho1.hap1, whole genome shotgun sequence:
- the MBOAT2 gene encoding membrane-bound glycerophospholipid O-acyltransferase 2 isoform X3 — MIIIGVENMHKYCFVFALGYLTVCQITRVYIFDYGQYSADFSGPMMIITQKITSLAFEIHDGMFRKNEDLTPSQRCLAVRRMPSLLEYLSYNCNFMGILAGPLCSYKDYITFIEGRSYQLQQSEANGKEDTKYEQTDPSPNIAVAQKLLICGLSLLFHMTITQTLPVEYNIDDNFRATASWPVRFFYLYVSLMAARPKYYFAWTLADAINNAAGFGFRGYDKNGVTRWDLISNLRIQQIEFSTSFKMFLDNWNIQTALWLKRVCYERATFSPTIQTFILSAIWHGVYPGYYLTFLTGVLMTLAARAIRNNIRHYFVQSPAVKLCYDIVTWMATQAAISYTVVPFVLLSVKPSLTFYSSCYFCLHIASILVLLVFPLKRTQKGSKKHESVQPVWSRKLEEESLLQKNNYSTTNNSFSQKQEITCRYQALKQ, encoded by the exons ATATTGCTTTGTTTTCGCTTTAGGATACCTCACTGTGTGCCAAATTACTAGGGTCTATATCTTTGATTATGGACAGTATTCTGCTGATTTTTCTGG TCCAATGATGATAATTACACAGAAGATCACTAGTTTGGCATTTGAGATTCATGATG GAATGTTTCGGAAAAATGAAGACTTGACTCCATCACAGAGGTGTTTAGCTGTAAG ACGCATGCCAAGTCTACTGGAGTATTTAAGTTACAACTGTAATTTCATGGGTATCCTGGCAGGCCCGTTATGCTCTTACAAAGACTATATTACTTTCATTGAAGGCAGATCATACCAACTGCAACAGTCTGAAGCAAATGGGAAGGAAGATACAAAGTATGAACAAACGGATCCTTCCCCAAAT ATAGCCGTGGCACAGAAGCTCTTGATCTGTGGACTGTCCTTACTCTTCCACATGACTATTACACAAACTTTGCCTGTGGAATATAACATTGATGATAACTTCAGAGCTACAGCATCATGGCCTGTAAGGTTTTTCTACCTGTATGTGTCTCTTATGGCTGCCAGACCCAAGTATTATTTTGCATGGACTTTAG CAGATGCAATTAATAATGCAGCAGGGTTTGGTTTTAGAGGCTACGATAAAAATGGAGTTACACGTTGGGATCTAATATCAAATCTGAGAATCCAGCAAATAGAG TTTTCCACAAGTTTCAAGATGTTTCTTGATAACTGGAATATCCAAACAGCTCTTTGGCTCAAAAg AGTGTGCTATGAGCGAGCCACCTTCAGCCCAACGATCCAAACCTTCATTCTTTCTGCCATCTGGCATGGGGTTTATCCAGGAtattatttaacatttttaacaGGAGTACTAATGACACTAGCAGCACGAGCT ATAAGAAACAATATCAGACACTATTTTGTTCAATCTCCTGCTGTTAAACTATGTTATGATATTGTAACATGGATGGCAACTCAAGCAGCAATAAGTTACACAGTCGTGCCATTTGTACTGCTCTCTGTAAAACCCTCTCTCACCTTTTACAG cTCCTGCTATTTCTGTCTTCATATTGCCAGCATCCTAGTGTTGTTGGTTTTTCCATTGAAAAGAACTCAAAAAGGAAGTAAAAAGCATGAAAGTGTCCAGCCTGTGTGGTCCAGAAAACTAGAAGAAGAAAGTCTTTTGCAAAAGAACAATTATTCCACAACAAATAATAGTTTCAGTCAGAAACAAGAAATAACCTGCAGATATCAAGCATTAAAACAGTGA
- the MBOAT2 gene encoding membrane-bound glycerophospholipid O-acyltransferase 2 isoform X2, whose translation MMIITQKITSLAFEIHDGMFRKNEDLTPSQRCLAVRRMPSLLEYLSYNCNFMGILAGPLCSYKDYITFIEGRSYQLQQSEANGKEDTKYEQTDPSPNIAVAQKLLICGLSLLFHMTITQTLPVEYNIDDNFRATASWPVRFFYLYVSLMAARPKYYFAWTLADAINNAAGFGFRGYDKNGVTRWDLISNLRIQQIEFSTSFKMFLDNWNIQTALWLKRVCYERATFSPTIQTFILSAIWHGVYPGYYLTFLTGVLMTLAARAIRNNIRHYFVQSPAVKLCYDIVTWMATQAAISYTVVPFVLLSVKPSLTFYSSCYFCLHIASILVLLVFPLKRTQKGSKKHESVQPVWSRKLEEESLLQKNNYSTTNNSFSQKQEITCRYQALKQ comes from the exons ATGATGATAATTACACAGAAGATCACTAGTTTGGCATTTGAGATTCATGATG GAATGTTTCGGAAAAATGAAGACTTGACTCCATCACAGAGGTGTTTAGCTGTAAG ACGCATGCCAAGTCTACTGGAGTATTTAAGTTACAACTGTAATTTCATGGGTATCCTGGCAGGCCCGTTATGCTCTTACAAAGACTATATTACTTTCATTGAAGGCAGATCATACCAACTGCAACAGTCTGAAGCAAATGGGAAGGAAGATACAAAGTATGAACAAACGGATCCTTCCCCAAAT ATAGCCGTGGCACAGAAGCTCTTGATCTGTGGACTGTCCTTACTCTTCCACATGACTATTACACAAACTTTGCCTGTGGAATATAACATTGATGATAACTTCAGAGCTACAGCATCATGGCCTGTAAGGTTTTTCTACCTGTATGTGTCTCTTATGGCTGCCAGACCCAAGTATTATTTTGCATGGACTTTAG CAGATGCAATTAATAATGCAGCAGGGTTTGGTTTTAGAGGCTACGATAAAAATGGAGTTACACGTTGGGATCTAATATCAAATCTGAGAATCCAGCAAATAGAG TTTTCCACAAGTTTCAAGATGTTTCTTGATAACTGGAATATCCAAACAGCTCTTTGGCTCAAAAg AGTGTGCTATGAGCGAGCCACCTTCAGCCCAACGATCCAAACCTTCATTCTTTCTGCCATCTGGCATGGGGTTTATCCAGGAtattatttaacatttttaacaGGAGTACTAATGACACTAGCAGCACGAGCT ATAAGAAACAATATCAGACACTATTTTGTTCAATCTCCTGCTGTTAAACTATGTTATGATATTGTAACATGGATGGCAACTCAAGCAGCAATAAGTTACACAGTCGTGCCATTTGTACTGCTCTCTGTAAAACCCTCTCTCACCTTTTACAG cTCCTGCTATTTCTGTCTTCATATTGCCAGCATCCTAGTGTTGTTGGTTTTTCCATTGAAAAGAACTCAAAAAGGAAGTAAAAAGCATGAAAGTGTCCAGCCTGTGTGGTCCAGAAAACTAGAAGAAGAAAGTCTTTTGCAAAAGAACAATTATTCCACAACAAATAATAGTTTCAGTCAGAAACAAGAAATAACCTGCAGATATCAAGCATTAAAACAGTGA